The Mucilaginibacter gracilis genomic interval CAACTCCTCCACCAACTCCGGGCGGTGCTCAATAATTAAAAACAAAGTAATAACCTATTCTACACCATCTATTTACACAACCATCATGAAAAAAATAATCATCATAGCATTTGTAATTGCAACCACAGGTTTAGTTTCTTCTTGTACTAAAGACAGCGTAAAGCCCACTCAAAAAACAGTTGTTGCTGATAAAACCGACGTAGGCCAGGGCGACTACACAGGCGATACTACTCCAACTCCTCCTCCTCCAGTTGTGGGCGGTGCTCAATAATGTACTAAATACAATAGTGTAAAACCAGGTTCTAAACAAAAAAATGTTACTTCTGATAAAACAGACGTAGGCCAGGGATATTAATAAAACATTATACGGCTGTATTTTAAATACAGCTAGTTTTAACACAAATACATAACCTTATTGTTATCATGAAAAAAATTATCATACTTGTTTTAGCTTTGTTATCTACAGGCATCGTGTTATCAAACAGCTTAAAAAAAGCTAATGTTGCTGCTAACGTTTCTAAGTTAGAAACTAAAAAGAATATTTTGCAAAAGAGCGATAATAAAGCACCATTATACGATGCCGTAGGCCGCGCAGATTAATTTAATGTATGAGAGCTGACGGTTAGTCTTTAGCCGGAAGTCTTAAGTTCTAAGTCAAAAAAAGAATAATCTAACTTTTGACTCAATACTTAGTACTATTAACTTAAAACTAATTTACTACTATCATTTTTTTAGTGAGTTGCCTGCCTGCAATTTTCATCACGTATATATACATGCCGGGCTTCAAATCGTTAAGTGTAACATCCAACTGGTGGTAGCCCGAATTATAAAACTCGTTAGCTAAAGTTTTTAATGGCAGGCCAAGCATATTGTATAGCTGTATATTAACATTGCCCGATTGCGACAAACTAAAACCAATGGTTGTTTTAGTACGGGCCGGGTTAGGGTAATTTTGATCTAAGCCTATTAATAATAATTTATTTTCAATAGCCTCGTTTATAGCGTCAAACCAAACGTAGCTTATAACTTTGTCGCCCTTATCATTAGGGTGTAATCCATCTGCCTGAAAAAGCGTAAAATCATAACCAAGTGCTGCGTTTATATCGGCCAAATAAACTTTGCCTTTGTATTTACTAACCAATTTTATATAACCGGCGTTTATACGCTTAATGTAACTGTTTGCCGTTTTATAAGCAGCTAAATTTCTGTCATTTACATATTGTATAGTTCCAATAATGGGCACCAGGTTGTTTGATAGGGCCATTTGAACCATGTCTTCCATATTACTTTGGGTAATGGCCAATGCCTTGGTAACTTGTGCAGCAGTTGCCGGCTTTGAGCCCGAAACCAGGTTAAGCGCATCGTTTACCCCCATTAATATACATACAAATCCGGTTTTACCGGTAATAGCCGATTGAAAACGAGCAAGGCCCTGCGTTGTTGTTTGCCCGGCTATACCGTAGTTGGTTACAACAATGGCTTTACCTACGTAACAATATTTAAAATTTGCCTGCAAATATGGTTGAAACGAGTAACCATTAACACCAGCAACAGTACTGGCTCCAAAAGTTGTTATAATGATACTATCTTTACTGTAAAATTTAGATGCCGCGCTACAGCTTGGCGTTTGGGCCAAACCCTTCAAACTCAAAAAGCAAAAAAATAAAACTAAAAATACAAGTAACTTCCTCAAACCCATCGTAACAAAACTTATTGCTTAACTCGTAGCAACTCAAAC includes:
- a CDS encoding GDSL-type esterase/lipase family protein, encoding MSLKGLAQTPSCSAASKFYSKDSIIITTFGASTVAGVNGYSFQPYLQANFKYCYVGKAIVVTNYGIAGQTTTQGLARFQSAITGKTGFVCILMGVNDALNLVSGSKPATAAQVTKALAITQSNMEDMVQMALSNNLVPIIGTIQYVNDRNLAAYKTANSYIKRINAGYIKLVSKYKGKVYLADINAALGYDFTLFQADGLHPNDKGDKVISYVWFDAINEAIENKLLLIGLDQNYPNPARTKTTIGFSLSQSGNVNIQLYNMLGLPLKTLANEFYNSGYHQLDVTLNDLKPGMYIYVMKIAGRQLTKKMIVVN